A genomic region of Ewingella sp. CoE-038-23 contains the following coding sequences:
- a CDS encoding bile acid:sodium symporter family protein, with protein MSWLQRLRIDKFLLILVSVVVIASFFPCEGIYKTIFEHLTTAAIALLFFMHGAKLSREAIMAGISHWKLHLVVFLSTFALFPLLGLGMKWLVPLGILTPTLYYGFLYLCALPATVQSAIAYTSVAGGNIAAAICSASASSILGVFLSPVLVGLLMHTQGGSSNTLHAIGSIVLQLMVPFIIGHLCRPLIAGWVQRHKKIVNITDRSSILLVVYVAFSEAVVEGIWSQIDGWSLLAILGCSLVLLAIVLIINTLVARWLSFSTKDEITIVFCGSKKSLANGIPMANVLFPASAVGAMVLPLMIFHQVQLMVCAVLAQRYAKKVAKEDVEREGNKAALEQ; from the coding sequence ATGTCTTGGTTACAGCGACTGCGTATTGATAAATTTCTGCTGATTTTGGTCAGCGTGGTGGTCATCGCGTCATTCTTTCCCTGTGAGGGGATCTACAAAACGATTTTTGAACACCTGACCACCGCCGCCATTGCGCTGCTGTTCTTCATGCACGGCGCCAAGCTGTCGCGTGAGGCGATCATGGCCGGGATCAGTCACTGGAAGCTGCATCTGGTGGTGTTTCTCAGCACCTTTGCGCTGTTCCCGCTGCTCGGTTTAGGGATGAAATGGCTGGTGCCGCTGGGCATTTTAACCCCGACGCTGTACTACGGTTTCCTCTATCTCTGCGCGCTGCCTGCCACCGTGCAGTCTGCCATTGCTTACACTTCGGTGGCGGGCGGTAACATCGCGGCAGCTATCTGTAGTGCTTCTGCGTCGAGCATTCTTGGCGTGTTCCTCTCCCCGGTGCTGGTTGGCCTGCTGATGCACACCCAGGGCGGCAGCAGCAATACGCTGCACGCCATCGGTTCCATCGTGCTGCAACTGATGGTGCCCTTTATTATTGGTCATCTGTGCCGCCCGCTGATTGCCGGCTGGGTGCAGCGCCACAAGAAAATCGTCAATATCACAGACCGTTCTTCGATTCTGCTGGTGGTGTATGTCGCCTTCAGTGAAGCCGTGGTCGAGGGGATTTGGAGCCAAATCGACGGTTGGTCGCTGCTGGCGATTCTCGGTTGCTCATTGGTACTGCTGGCGATTGTGCTGATCATCAATACGCTGGTAGCGCGCTGGCTGAGCTTCAGCACTAAAGATGAAATCACCATTGTGTTCTGCGGCTCGAAGAAGAGTCTGGCGAACGGCATCCCGATGGCCAACGTGCTGTTCCCAGCCTCCGCGGTGGGCGCAATGGTGCTGCCGCTGATGATTTTCCACCAGGTTCAGCTGATGGTCTGCGCGGTATTGGCTCAGCGTTACGCTAAGAAAGTGGCGAAAGAAGACGTCGAGCGGGAAGGCAATAAAGCAGCTTTAGAGCAGTAA
- the add gene encoding adenosine deaminase has protein sequence MIDTRLPLTDIHRHLDGNIRAQTILDLGRQFNLTLPATELDALRPHVQVTKTEPDLVSFLQKLDWGVKVLGDLDACRRVAQENVADAANAGLHYAELRFSPYYMAMTHNLPVAGVVEAVIDGIRRGRQEHDIDVRLIGILSRTFGEEACLQELDGLLAHRDGITALDLAGDELGFPGSLFLSHFNRARDAGWRITVHAGEAAGPESIWQAIRELGAERIGHGVKAAEDPELMDFLAKHQIGIESCLTSNIQTSTVAALDSHPLATFLRHGVLASINTDDPAVQGIEIEHEYRVAAPAAGLTSDEIRQAQENGLTMAFLSEAEKEAIRAKVKA, from the coding sequence ATGATTGATACACGCCTCCCTCTGACTGACATTCATCGCCACCTTGATGGCAATATTCGCGCTCAAACCATCCTCGACTTAGGTCGCCAGTTCAACCTCACTCTGCCCGCTACCGAGCTTGACGCCCTGCGTCCCCACGTTCAGGTGACCAAAACTGAGCCAGATTTAGTCAGCTTTTTGCAGAAACTCGACTGGGGCGTGAAAGTGCTCGGCGATCTCGACGCCTGCCGCCGCGTGGCGCAGGAAAACGTCGCTGACGCCGCCAATGCCGGTCTGCACTACGCCGAGCTGCGCTTCTCACCTTATTACATGGCGATGACCCACAATCTGCCAGTAGCGGGCGTGGTTGAAGCCGTGATCGACGGTATCCGTCGTGGTCGTCAGGAGCATGACATTGACGTGCGCCTGATTGGTATTCTCAGCCGCACCTTCGGTGAAGAGGCCTGTCTACAAGAGCTGGACGGCCTTTTGGCGCACCGCGACGGCATCACCGCGCTGGACTTAGCCGGTGACGAGCTGGGCTTCCCCGGCAGCCTGTTCCTCAGCCACTTTAACCGTGCGCGCGACGCGGGCTGGCGCATTACCGTTCACGCAGGCGAAGCGGCAGGTCCGGAGAGCATCTGGCAGGCGATTCGCGAGCTGGGCGCAGAGCGTATCGGTCACGGCGTGAAAGCGGCGGAAGACCCAGAGCTGATGGACTTCTTAGCCAAGCACCAGATTGGTATCGAGTCCTGCCTGACGTCGAATATTCAAACCAGCACCGTGGCGGCGCTCGACAGCCACCCGCTGGCGACCTTCCTGCGTCACGGCGTTCTGGCGTCAATTAACACCGATGACCCGGCGGTTCAGGGGATTGAGATTGAGCACGAATACCGCGTTGCGGCACCGGCGGCGGGCCTGACCTCTGATGAAATCCGTCAGGCGCAGGAGAATGGCTTAACCATGGCCTTCCTCAGCGAGGCTGAGAAAGAGGCGATTCGCGCCAAAGTGAAAGCCTAA
- a CDS encoding MalY/PatB family protein, translating into MSTSLFDFSTPVDRHGTWCTQWDYVADRFGSADLLPFTISDMDFATAPCILEALQKRLQHGVLGYSRWQHDDFLGAIEHWYQQRFNSQIDRNMVVYGPSVIYMVAQLIRQWTQPGDGILTFTPAYDAFFKVIDGNQRKLIACPLEKQGNDWLLNSDLLEQQLAAPDCTLLLLCSPHNPTGKVWSRAELTLIAELCQRHNVRVISDEIHMDMIWGNNCHTPWNEVATGQWALLTSGSKSFNIPALTGAYGLISDPAQRDAYLYQLKACDGLSSPAVLAVLAHVTAYRQGDVWLDALRRYLESNLHYVADTLNAAFEELNWQPPQSTYLAWIDLRPLKLDDKALQRELIDNQKVAIMPGYTYGAEGEGFLRLNVGCPRAKVEMGVAKLIAGIRALKA; encoded by the coding sequence ATGTCCACAAGCCTTTTTGATTTCTCCACCCCGGTTGACCGCCACGGCACATGGTGCACCCAGTGGGATTACGTCGCAGACCGTTTTGGCAGTGCTGACTTGCTGCCTTTCACCATCTCCGACATGGATTTTGCCACCGCGCCCTGCATCCTCGAGGCGCTGCAAAAACGCCTACAGCACGGCGTACTGGGCTATAGCCGCTGGCAGCATGATGATTTTCTGGGCGCGATTGAGCATTGGTACCAGCAGCGATTTAACAGCCAGATTGACCGCAACATGGTGGTCTACGGCCCTTCGGTGATTTACATGGTCGCGCAGCTGATTCGCCAGTGGACCCAGCCGGGCGACGGCATTCTGACCTTCACTCCCGCCTATGACGCCTTCTTCAAGGTGATTGACGGCAATCAGCGCAAGCTTATCGCCTGCCCGCTGGAGAAACAGGGCAACGACTGGCTGCTCAATAGCGATTTGCTTGAGCAACAGCTGGCCGCGCCGGATTGCACCCTGCTGCTGCTGTGCAGCCCGCACAACCCAACCGGTAAAGTATGGAGCAGAGCCGAGCTGACGCTGATTGCCGAGCTGTGCCAGCGCCACAATGTGCGCGTGATCAGTGATGAAATTCACATGGATATGATTTGGGGAAATAACTGCCATACGCCGTGGAATGAAGTGGCAACCGGCCAGTGGGCGCTGCTGACCTCCGGCTCGAAAAGCTTCAACATTCCGGCCCTGACCGGGGCTTATGGCCTGATTAGCGACCCGGCGCAGCGCGACGCCTACCTGTATCAGTTGAAAGCCTGCGACGGCCTCTCCTCCCCGGCTGTGTTAGCCGTACTGGCTCACGTCACGGCTTATCGTCAGGGCGACGTCTGGCTCGACGCTCTGCGCCGCTATCTGGAGAGCAACCTGCACTATGTCGCTGACACCCTGAATGCGGCCTTTGAGGAGCTAAACTGGCAGCCGCCGCAATCGACCTATCTGGCGTGGATTGACCTGCGCCCGCTGAAGCTGGATGACAAAGCCTTGCAGCGCGAACTGATAGATAACCAGAAAGTCGCCATCATGCCGGGTTACACCTATGGCGCGGAAGGCGAAGGTTTCTTGCGTTTGAACGTCGGCTGCCCGCGCGCCAAAGTCGAAATGGGCGTGGCGAAGTTAATCGCTGGGATCCGCGCCCTTAAGGCGTAA
- the malX gene encoding maltose/glucose-specific PTS transporter subunit IIBC has protein sequence MPANKRQRVTLWEFFQSLGKTFMLPVALLSFCGIMLGIGSSLSSNDVTTLLPALGNPILQLIFTWMSKVGSFAFSFLPVMFAIAIPLGMARENKGVAAFSGFVGYAVLNLATNFYLTASGVLPTVDPLILKANNIQMILGIQSIDTGILGAVIVGVIVYVLHERYNTIRLPDALAFFGGTRFVPIVTTVVLGLVGLVIPLIWPFFAAGINGLGRLIHDAGIFGPMIFGSGERLLLPFGLHHILVALIRFTEAGGTMDVCGREVSGALTIFQAQLSCPTTHGFSESATQFLSQGKMPAFLGGLPGAALAMYHCAKPENRHKIKGLLISGVVACVVGGTTEPIEFLFLFVAPVLYIIHAILTGLGFTIMSVLGVTIGNTDGNIIDFVVFGILHGTATKWYLVPVVAAIWFAAYYAIFRFSILRFNIKTPGRESESMPSAAPVASNSKSGYNVPVILSALGGADNIVSLDNCITRLRMSVHDMSLVDDATLKANRAIGVVHLNEHNLQVVIGPQVQSVKDELDWLIRDAKNSAAPEPATI, from the coding sequence ATGCCAGCCAATAAAAGACAACGCGTCACGCTTTGGGAGTTTTTCCAAAGTTTAGGTAAAACCTTCATGTTGCCAGTAGCCTTGCTCTCCTTCTGCGGCATTATGCTGGGGATCGGTAGCTCATTAAGCAGCAATGATGTCACCACCCTGTTACCGGCTTTAGGTAATCCCATCCTGCAACTGATCTTCACGTGGATGAGCAAAGTCGGTTCGTTCGCCTTCAGCTTCCTGCCAGTGATGTTTGCAATTGCCATTCCACTTGGTATGGCGCGTGAAAATAAAGGCGTCGCGGCGTTCTCCGGCTTTGTGGGTTACGCCGTGTTGAATCTGGCGACTAACTTCTACCTGACCGCCAGCGGCGTGCTGCCGACGGTGGACCCGCTGATCCTCAAAGCCAACAACATCCAGATGATCCTCGGCATCCAGTCTATCGATACCGGTATTCTTGGCGCGGTAATTGTCGGCGTAATCGTCTATGTGCTGCATGAGCGTTACAACACCATCCGCCTGCCGGATGCGCTGGCGTTCTTCGGCGGTACCCGTTTTGTACCTATTGTCACGACCGTAGTATTAGGTCTGGTTGGTCTGGTCATTCCTCTGATTTGGCCGTTCTTTGCTGCCGGGATTAACGGTTTGGGTCGCCTGATCCACGACGCCGGTATTTTTGGGCCGATGATTTTCGGCTCCGGCGAACGTCTGTTACTGCCGTTTGGCCTGCACCACATTCTGGTTGCCCTGATCCGCTTTACCGAAGCGGGCGGCACCATGGACGTTTGTGGTCGTGAAGTGAGCGGCGCGCTGACTATCTTCCAAGCCCAGCTCTCTTGCCCGACCACCCACGGCTTCTCTGAAAGCGCCACCCAATTCCTGTCTCAAGGTAAAATGCCAGCCTTCCTCGGCGGCTTGCCGGGTGCGGCGTTGGCAATGTACCACTGCGCTAAACCAGAAAACCGTCATAAAATTAAAGGCCTGCTGATTTCCGGCGTGGTGGCCTGCGTGGTCGGCGGGACTACCGAACCCATCGAGTTCCTGTTCCTGTTTGTTGCGCCAGTGCTGTATATCATCCACGCTATTTTGACCGGTCTGGGCTTCACCATTATGTCCGTGCTGGGCGTGACCATCGGTAACACCGACGGCAACATCATCGACTTCGTGGTGTTTGGTATCCTGCACGGTACGGCCACCAAGTGGTATCTGGTGCCGGTGGTCGCCGCTATCTGGTTCGCCGCTTACTACGCGATTTTCCGCTTCTCTATCCTGCGCTTTAACATCAAAACGCCGGGCCGCGAATCTGAATCTATGCCAAGCGCAGCGCCAGTGGCCTCTAACAGCAAATCTGGCTACAACGTGCCGGTGATCCTTAGCGCGCTGGGCGGCGCGGACAACATTGTCTCGCTCGACAACTGCATCACCCGTCTGCGTATGTCAGTGCATGATATGTCGCTGGTTGACGATGCGACGCTGAAAGCCAATCGCGCCATCGGCGTGGTGCATCTCAACGAGCACAACCTGCAAGTGGTGATCGGCCCGCAGGTTCAGTCAGTGAAAGATGAACTCGACTGGCTGATCCGCGACGCGAAAAATAGCGCCGCCCCGGAACCGGCCACCATATAG
- the malI gene encoding Mal regulon transcriptional regulator MalI yields the protein MSQKKVTIIDVAQHAGTSVTTVSLVLSGKGRISPATAERVNQAVEQLGFVRNRQASTLRGGESGVVGLIVRDICEPFYAEMTAGLSEMFEAQGKVLFLLQSGSSGKGLARCFETLLTHGVDGIVIAGGEHAPAGLKEKACEQGVPLICASRASGIDGVDLVRPDNMLAAKMATEYLIKRGHKQIAYLGGLSDSLTRAERLGGFCATLVQYGLPFRSEWIIECDYQQKCAADAAETLLRHYPKISAIVCHKSSVAMGAYFGVMRTGNLIGGGAVDNFFQQQIALIAMEDAPEAELTEPPLTSIASSAREIGHAAARRLLQRIGGQNLETQNIIVAPGLIERASA from the coding sequence ATGAGCCAGAAAAAAGTCACCATAATTGATGTTGCCCAGCATGCAGGCACGTCCGTGACCACTGTTTCACTGGTGCTTAGTGGTAAAGGGCGTATCTCTCCAGCCACCGCCGAGCGGGTGAATCAGGCCGTCGAGCAGTTAGGGTTTGTGCGTAATCGGCAAGCCAGTACGCTACGCGGCGGGGAATCCGGCGTGGTGGGGCTGATCGTGCGTGATATCTGCGAGCCTTTCTATGCCGAGATGACCGCCGGTCTGAGCGAGATGTTTGAAGCTCAGGGTAAAGTGTTGTTTTTATTGCAAAGTGGTTCGTCAGGCAAAGGCTTAGCGCGCTGCTTCGAGACGCTGTTGACTCACGGCGTTGACGGCATAGTGATTGCTGGTGGAGAGCACGCCCCGGCAGGACTGAAAGAGAAAGCCTGCGAGCAGGGCGTGCCGCTGATTTGCGCCTCGCGCGCCAGCGGCATCGACGGGGTTGATTTAGTGCGGCCCGACAATATGCTGGCGGCAAAAATGGCGACGGAATATTTAATTAAACGCGGCCATAAGCAGATTGCTTATCTCGGCGGGTTAAGTGACTCGCTCACCCGCGCGGAGCGTTTGGGCGGCTTTTGCGCCACGCTGGTGCAATACGGGTTGCCATTTCGCAGCGAATGGATCATCGAGTGTGACTATCAGCAGAAGTGCGCCGCCGACGCCGCCGAGACGTTATTGCGCCACTATCCCAAGATCAGCGCCATCGTCTGCCATAAGTCGTCGGTCGCCATGGGAGCCTATTTCGGCGTGATGCGCACCGGCAATCTCATTGGTGGCGGCGCAGTGGATAATTTCTTCCAGCAGCAAATCGCGTTAATCGCCATGGAAGACGCCCCGGAGGCTGAACTCACCGAACCGCCTTTAACTTCTATTGCCAGCTCCGCCCGCGAGATAGGCCACGCCGCCGCTCGAAGATTGCTGCAGAGAATAGGGGGCCAGAACCTCGAAACGCAGAATATTATTGTGGCACCGGGGTTGATCGAGAGGGCCTCAGCGTAA
- a CDS encoding YdgA family protein, whose translation MKKSLVAVSVIVVLGAAWTGVSWYTGKMIEQHMAEVATNANSQIQSSFPKAGVNVSYQDYHRGLFSSQVRIILKPDAAAAAAGTSALKTGDEISFIETIDHGPFPAAQLKKFNLIPSMASVHSELENTATLKPLFDVTKGKSLVTADTRVSYNGDSSSAINFIPVDYDKNNSKLQFGGADINVAVDKELTKMKLDAKSDSIAITSQNQFGQQEKVTLNGFSLDSDTNQGASKVGIGDQNLTIKQVAVNVDGKDAASLDNFKLVSKFSEEGSNIKGQQDYTIDALKIQNTDFGSGKLTVKIDKLDAAALKAFSDSYNQQSQQLLSQAGDIDPAVYQQQATELLAANLPLLLKGNPSISIDPLSWKNSKGESTFTLQLDLKDPAAGSQAQSEDQLISQLVSKLDAKLNIPLAMATELTTQTAKIEGYTGDDAEKLAKQQVQGLAAMGQMFKITTLKDDAISSSFHYADNQVDLNGQKMTLQEFAGLFGIFGGNAVQPQTQAPAASPLAPPVAPVAPNTP comes from the coding sequence ATGAAAAAATCGTTAGTCGCTGTAAGCGTCATTGTGGTACTTGGCGCGGCCTGGACAGGCGTCTCGTGGTATACGGGCAAAATGATTGAGCAGCATATGGCTGAAGTGGCGACCAACGCGAATAGCCAGATCCAATCCTCTTTCCCGAAAGCCGGGGTTAACGTCTCCTATCAAGACTACCACCGTGGGCTGTTCAGCAGCCAGGTGCGCATCATTCTGAAACCTGATGCCGCAGCCGCTGCTGCTGGCACCAGCGCGCTGAAAACCGGTGATGAAATCTCCTTTATCGAAACTATCGATCACGGTCCCTTCCCGGCAGCTCAGCTGAAAAAATTCAATCTGATCCCAAGCATGGCGTCAGTGCACAGCGAACTGGAAAACACCGCCACGCTGAAACCGCTGTTTGACGTGACTAAGGGCAAGTCTCTGGTGACGGCCGATACGCGCGTTTCCTATAACGGCGACAGCTCTTCAGCAATCAACTTCATCCCGGTTGATTACGATAAGAACAACAGCAAGTTGCAGTTCGGCGGCGCGGACATCAATGTCGCAGTGGATAAAGAGCTGACCAAGATGAAGTTGGATGCGAAGAGCGACAGTATCGCCATCACTTCTCAGAACCAGTTCGGCCAGCAAGAAAAAGTGACCCTGAACGGCTTCTCTTTGGATAGCGACACCAATCAGGGCGCGTCTAAAGTGGGCATCGGCGATCAAAACCTGACCATTAAGCAAGTGGCTGTCAATGTTGATGGCAAAGACGCGGCTTCTTTGGATAACTTCAAGCTGGTCAGTAAATTCAGCGAAGAAGGCAGCAATATCAAAGGTCAGCAGGATTACACCATTGATGCGCTGAAGATTCAGAATACCGATTTTGGCTCAGGTAAGTTGACGGTGAAAATCGACAAACTGGACGCCGCCGCGCTGAAAGCCTTCTCCGACAGCTACAACCAGCAGTCACAGCAGTTGCTGTCACAGGCTGGCGATATTGACCCGGCTGTCTACCAGCAGCAGGCGACCGAGCTGTTAGCCGCTAACCTGCCACTGTTGTTGAAAGGCAACCCAAGCATCAGCATCGACCCGCTGAGCTGGAAAAACAGCAAAGGTGAAAGTACTTTCACCTTGCAATTAGATCTGAAAGATCCGGCGGCCGGTTCTCAGGCACAGTCTGAAGATCAGCTGATTTCCCAGTTGGTGAGCAAGCTTGACGCGAAACTGAACATTCCACTGGCAATGGCCACCGAGCTGACCACCCAGACGGCGAAAATCGAAGGTTATACCGGCGATGACGCAGAGAAACTGGCTAAACAGCAGGTTCAAGGTCTGGCAGCTATGGGTCAGATGTTCAAGATCACCACGCTGAAAGACGACGCTATCTCCAGCAGCTTCCACTACGCCGACAATCAGGTTGATTTGAACGGCCAGAAGATGACCCTGCAAGAGTTCGCCGGTCTGTTTGGGATCTTCGGCGGCAACGCGGTTCAGCCACAAACCCAGGCTCCAGCAGCCTCCCCGCTGGCTCCACCAGTTGCCCCTGTAGCGCCTAATACGCCGTAA